The Leptolyngbya subtilissima AS-A7 genome has a window encoding:
- a CDS encoding caspase family protein: protein MSSFKRRRFLQVAGSALAAVGLSQVDVWHQGDRYARALAQPTRRKLALLVGVNQYPDGVTPLRGCLTDVRMQKELLVHRFGFDPANILTLENQVATRQNLLDAFESHLIDQTQLGDVVVFHFSGHGSLVRDPDPIPTALEGYNGSLLPYDARLNLRGNQVNDIMGKTLFLLMANLKTDQVTVMLDSCHSGGGTRGDLILRAVESRVALGEAEPSPMELAEQERWLTRLGWSPVKLKTQRSRGIAKGVALGSAQANQLAADASFGEGEGQFHAGAFTYALTRYLWQQPGSPPLDRVFVDLARSTRDVANSARIVQSPIYEVEPGRNFGQEPLFFSSPQSPAAEAVVVGTEASGEVKFWLGGVSSQSLAAFESGAIFSVVDGNGNEIGQVEQTRRVGLEGYGNLTGSARGQIAAGQLLRERVRGVPTDLTLRVGLDDSLGADLETARSQLAAFNRIQPVAVDGSQSPRYLLGRMTEQGLAIATTEAVQNIGQLGSIGLFTPGLVAIRASFGEPNEPMAVAIQRLNPTLKLLLAGQVLRSVLNSDTSNLNVDVAVQPVNSSVAISRSASRRGSEDNEVAQRLDGFSQTLRSGSEIVVTVTNAEFRSLYIAVLAIGSSGSMSVLHPTDWDAPESESLLEPGQQLEVPRQEAGRDPNRSYCSNPSEAFHLCLSSSGYAEILTLVSTSPLRDALRGLQQIAVANNTRSGNPIGLQNDDPVNVVETLLGDIDRSTRSSNRLRDDVRGVDTTQLAALSTLIQVVEK, encoded by the coding sequence ATGTCAAGTTTTAAGCGGCGTCGGTTTTTGCAGGTTGCCGGGTCTGCTCTGGCCGCCGTAGGCCTCAGCCAAGTAGATGTTTGGCATCAGGGCGATCGCTACGCCCGCGCCCTAGCCCAACCTACCCGCCGCAAACTGGCCCTGCTAGTGGGCGTTAACCAATACCCTGACGGGGTCACCCCCCTACGCGGTTGCCTAACTGACGTGCGGATGCAGAAAGAGCTGCTGGTACATCGCTTTGGCTTTGATCCAGCCAATATTCTCACCCTAGAAAACCAGGTCGCCACTCGCCAGAACCTGCTAGACGCCTTTGAGTCGCACCTGATCGACCAGACTCAACTGGGGGACGTGGTGGTGTTTCACTTTTCGGGCCATGGTTCACTGGTGCGTGACCCCGACCCAATCCCCACAGCGCTAGAAGGTTACAACGGCAGCCTGCTGCCCTACGATGCTCGGTTAAACCTGCGGGGCAATCAGGTCAACGACATCATGGGCAAAACCCTGTTTTTGCTGATGGCCAACCTCAAAACTGACCAGGTGACCGTCATGCTCGACAGCTGCCACTCCGGCGGCGGCACCCGAGGCGATCTGATCCTGAGGGCCGTCGAGTCGAGGGTGGCCCTGGGCGAGGCGGAACCCAGCCCCATGGAACTGGCCGAGCAGGAGCGCTGGCTGACGCGGCTGGGCTGGTCGCCTGTGAAGCTGAAAACTCAACGCAGCCGGGGCATTGCCAAAGGGGTGGCGCTGGGGTCGGCTCAGGCGAACCAACTGGCGGCAGATGCCTCCTTTGGCGAGGGCGAGGGGCAGTTTCACGCCGGGGCGTTTACCTATGCCCTGACCCGCTACCTATGGCAACAGCCCGGCAGCCCGCCGCTCGATCGCGTATTTGTCGACCTAGCCCGCAGTACGCGAGATGTAGCCAACAGCGCTCGCATTGTGCAGTCGCCCATCTACGAGGTGGAGCCAGGGCGCAACTTTGGTCAAGAACCGCTCTTTTTTAGCTCTCCTCAGAGCCCGGCAGCAGAGGCCGTGGTTGTGGGCACTGAGGCCAGTGGCGAGGTCAAGTTCTGGCTGGGGGGCGTGTCGTCCCAAAGTTTGGCGGCTTTTGAGAGCGGGGCTATTTTCTCGGTCGTGGATGGCAATGGCAATGAGATTGGCCAAGTTGAGCAAACCCGGCGGGTAGGGCTAGAGGGCTACGGCAACCTGACAGGCAGCGCTCGCGGCCAGATCGCAGCGGGGCAACTGCTGCGGGAGCGGGTGCGGGGAGTGCCGACCGATCTGACCTTACGAGTGGGCCTAGATGATTCTTTGGGGGCAGACCTGGAGACGGCGCGATCGCAACTGGCAGCTTTTAACCGCATTCAGCCCGTTGCAGTGGATGGCAGCCAAAGCCCCCGCTACTTGCTGGGGCGTATGACTGAGCAGGGGCTTGCGATCGCCACCACCGAAGCCGTACAGAATATAGGCCAGCTAGGCAGCATTGGCCTGTTCACTCCAGGGTTAGTGGCCATTCGTGCTAGCTTTGGTGAACCTAATGAGCCCATGGCCGTCGCCATTCAGCGGCTCAACCCCACGCTCAAGTTGCTGTTGGCTGGGCAGGTGCTGCGATCGGTGCTCAACAGCGACACCTCTAACCTCAATGTCGATGTAGCTGTACAGCCGGTGAATAGCTCTGTTGCCATCAGTCGCAGCGCCAGCCGTCGAGGTAGCGAAGACAACGAGGTGGCTCAACGGCTAGATGGCTTTAGTCAAACGCTGCGATCGGGCAGTGAAATTGTGGTGACGGTGACCAATGCTGAATTTCGCAGCCTCTACATAGCCGTGCTAGCCATCGGCAGCTCGGGGAGTATGTCAGTGCTGCACCCTACCGATTGGGATGCTCCTGAAAGTGAATCGCTGTTAGAACCGGGTCAGCAGCTAGAGGTTCCCCGTCAGGAGGCGGGGCGCGACCCGAACCGCAGCTACTGTAGCAACCCCAGCGAAGCCTTTCACCTGTGCCTAAGCAGCTCTGGTTATGCTGAAATTTTGACCTTGGTGAGCACTAGCCCCTTGCGTGATGCCCTGCGCGGTCTTCAGCAAATTGCCGTCGCCAACAACACCCGTAGCGGCAACCCCATCGGTTTACAAAACGATGACCCTGTCAATGTGGTAGAAACCCTACTGGGCGACATCGATCGCAGCACCCGAAGCTCCAACAGACTGCGCGACGATGTACGCGGGGTAGACACCACCCAGCTCGCGGCCCTGTCTACCCTGATTCAGGTAGTAGAAAAATGA
- a CDS encoding cyclic nucleotide-binding domain-containing protein, which produces MTTPLLREFNQQHVDWLVQAGTLRSLQAGDRLHTSNQPLNHLWIVVSGQLSVVLEAQSADEGSKAVPKEILRLSTGDLTGALPAVTTYLSQSTLFALTDATVLALPLAALTQKLADDADFAAPFYRVVALTLRQQLTQWAAQMGYSVALLGQLQLKEAATVFAELADSDLDWMMAVGQVESVKPGTPLFRCGYPVDALHLLLEGAVGLNAAEQPPNLVVTALMPDPDRAETEFARLSRGDLVGETLLLDSAPAAVGAITLRESTLLTIPRWRLLAKLLYDRPFAARLYRLLALLLASKQQLMLQKLGALAPNSDLDSQLLERVALAEARFEWLVQRLQTQAQF; this is translated from the coding sequence ATGACGACGCCCCTCCTTCGAGAATTTAACCAGCAACATGTGGATTGGCTGGTACAGGCCGGTACACTGCGATCGCTCCAGGCAGGCGATCGCCTCCACACATCCAACCAGCCTCTTAACCATCTGTGGATTGTGGTGAGCGGTCAGCTATCGGTGGTGCTAGAGGCCCAATCAGCTGATGAGGGTAGCAAAGCTGTCCCTAAAGAAATCCTGCGATTATCCACTGGGGATCTAACTGGCGCACTACCTGCCGTAACGACCTACCTCTCCCAATCCACTCTGTTTGCCCTCACCGATGCCACCGTTCTGGCGCTTCCTCTGGCCGCTCTCACTCAAAAGCTGGCCGACGATGCCGACTTCGCCGCCCCGTTCTACCGAGTTGTAGCTCTGACCCTACGGCAACAGCTTACCCAGTGGGCGGCGCAGATGGGCTACAGCGTGGCCCTGCTCGGCCAGCTTCAGCTTAAAGAAGCGGCGACGGTGTTTGCCGAACTGGCCGACAGCGATCTGGACTGGATGATGGCGGTTGGGCAAGTCGAATCTGTAAAACCCGGTACGCCTCTATTCCGCTGCGGCTATCCGGTCGATGCACTGCATTTGTTGCTAGAAGGGGCGGTGGGCCTAAATGCCGCTGAGCAGCCGCCCAACCTAGTAGTGACCGCCCTCATGCCAGATCCAGATAGAGCAGAGACCGAATTTGCCCGGCTGTCACGGGGCGATTTAGTGGGTGAAACCCTGCTATTGGATTCGGCCCCGGCGGCGGTAGGGGCGATCACCTTGCGAGAGTCTACCCTGCTGACCATCCCTCGCTGGCGGCTGCTGGCCAAACTGCTCTACGATCGCCCCTTTGCCGCTCGTCTCTACCGACTGCTGGCATTGCTGCTAGCCAGCAAACAGCAGCTCATGCTGCAAAAACTGGGCGCTTTGGCCCCCAACAGTGATCTCGATAGCCAGCTTCTAGAACGGGTGGCCCTGGCTGAGGCCCGTTTCGAATGGCTGGTGCAGCGGCTGCAAACCCAGGCTCAGTTTTAG
- a CDS encoding NHLP bacteriocin export ABC transporter permease/ATPase subunit yields the protein MLTTYTLHPSPLHHLRSNDPLFLDDPRTCWRVESGMLALFAVSVQSTALTSRRRYLFSVKPGAMLFPAALLSQETPCQLLAMPLESVSLRPISLTALADELTDSRTAATTLAALENWVHRLGAALSDTVSARLATPIDTSGLLAPGEVYQPPQGRVTWLRLLAGEGRLLGLEHLALTPAIGPIPLSSHLWLQATAMAELEIWQPQTQRGAEAILSGLGHLQTGVLRGIQHLEAQQQVQEYQRFEARERLNTQAVSQTLTQLAGVFKPSTTVQESQGYQSGTEDALLVAAGAVGRALGIAIQPPAQSEDLRRVRDPLELIARSSQIRTRQVTLRDDWWRRDGGPLLAYAREDGRPLALLPVGATRYEVVDPQQDTRLPCSRAIADGISPTAHTFYRPLPYQLKPVQLLQFALQGHRQELVVVAVASIAATLLGMVTPQATGILIDQAIPNADQTLLLQIAFALLATTFGATLFQLTQGIALMRIESFADSSTQAAVWDRLLKLKTSFFRGYSIGDLSARVSSISQIRQRLGNTLLKSLFSSLFSLLNLGLLFYYSMPLALIATGVALLNMAVTVVSGMLTLKKNRPLHDQQGKLFGMMVQMINGVAKFRVAGAETRAFAYWGRQYGQELRLTLASEGIEDNLTVINNLLAALTPAVLFAFATGMIQQSQTGEGDFSTGTFLAFNAAFGTFIGGATSLSSTVIDVLDVLPIWQRAEPILAAQPEVDPHKADPGRISGQVTVSNVGFRYRSDGDLILDGVTLAIEPGEFVALVGPSGSGKSTLFRLLLGFDAPEVGTVYFDGQDMAGLDLNALRRQFGVVLQTSRLMSASIFENIASSARITMEEAWEAASMAGLADDVLSMPMGMHTVVSEGGTNLSGGQRQRLLIARALALRPRILLFDEATSALDNRTQAIVSESLERLRVTRIVVAHRLSTIRNADRIYVLEKGCLIQQGSFDELAAEEGLFSQLTKRQQVDS from the coding sequence ATGCTCACCACCTACACGCTCCACCCCTCTCCCCTCCACCATCTCCGCAGCAATGACCCCCTCTTCCTCGACGATCCCCGAACCTGCTGGCGGGTTGAATCGGGTATGCTGGCACTGTTTGCAGTCAGTGTGCAATCGACGGCGTTGACCAGTCGGCGGCGCTACTTGTTTAGCGTTAAGCCAGGAGCAATGCTGTTTCCGGCGGCGCTGCTGAGTCAAGAGACCCCCTGCCAACTGCTGGCGATGCCTTTGGAATCGGTAAGTTTGAGGCCAATTTCTCTAACGGCATTAGCAGACGAGTTGACTGATAGCCGGACTGCTGCAACTACCTTGGCAGCCCTAGAAAACTGGGTGCATCGGTTGGGGGCGGCGTTATCTGACACCGTATCGGCTCGGTTGGCGACCCCGATTGACACCAGCGGGCTGCTGGCACCGGGGGAAGTGTATCAGCCTCCCCAAGGGCGCGTTACCTGGCTGCGACTGCTGGCTGGGGAAGGGCGACTGCTGGGGCTAGAGCATTTGGCGCTGACTCCGGCAATTGGCCCCATCCCCCTCAGCAGCCACCTGTGGCTACAGGCGACGGCAATGGCGGAGCTTGAGATTTGGCAACCTCAGACGCAGCGGGGGGCAGAGGCAATTCTATCTGGTCTGGGCCATCTGCAAACTGGTGTGCTCAGAGGCATTCAGCACCTTGAAGCACAACAACAGGTGCAAGAATATCAGCGGTTTGAGGCCCGCGAGCGGCTGAATACCCAGGCCGTGAGCCAGACGCTAACGCAGCTAGCGGGGGTGTTTAAGCCATCCACCACCGTTCAGGAATCTCAGGGATATCAATCTGGTACTGAGGACGCTCTGTTGGTTGCCGCTGGAGCGGTGGGACGTGCACTGGGCATTGCCATTCAACCTCCAGCCCAGTCAGAGGATTTGCGGCGGGTGAGGGATCCTTTGGAATTGATCGCCCGCTCCTCCCAAATTCGCACCCGCCAGGTGACCCTGCGCGACGACTGGTGGCGGCGTGATGGCGGCCCATTGCTAGCCTACGCTCGCGAGGATGGTCGCCCGCTGGCGCTGCTGCCGGTGGGGGCGACCCGCTACGAGGTGGTTGACCCACAGCAGGACACCCGGTTGCCGTGCAGCCGAGCCATCGCAGACGGGATTTCACCCACGGCACACACCTTCTATCGCCCGCTGCCCTACCAACTCAAGCCGGTACAGCTGCTCCAGTTCGCGCTACAGGGGCACCGTCAGGAATTGGTGGTAGTGGCGGTAGCCAGCATTGCCGCCACGCTACTGGGCATGGTTACTCCTCAGGCTACGGGCATTCTCATTGACCAGGCAATTCCCAATGCAGACCAAACCCTGCTGTTGCAGATTGCCTTTGCGCTGCTGGCCACCACCTTTGGGGCCACCCTGTTTCAGCTCACTCAAGGCATTGCCCTGATGCGGATCGAATCCTTTGCCGACAGCAGCACCCAGGCCGCTGTGTGGGATCGGCTGCTGAAGCTGAAAACCTCCTTCTTTCGCGGCTACTCCATTGGCGATCTGAGCGCTCGGGTGTCGTCGATTAGCCAGATTCGCCAGCGGTTGGGCAATACCCTGCTCAAGAGCCTGTTTTCAAGCCTGTTCTCGCTTCTGAATTTGGGGTTGCTGTTTTACTACAGCATGCCCCTAGCGCTGATTGCCACCGGGGTGGCCCTGCTCAATATGGCTGTCACCGTGGTCTCTGGGATGCTGACCCTGAAAAAAAATCGCCCCCTCCACGACCAGCAGGGCAAGCTCTTCGGGATGATGGTGCAGATGATCAATGGCGTAGCCAAGTTTCGCGTAGCTGGGGCCGAAACCCGCGCCTTTGCCTACTGGGGTCGCCAGTATGGTCAAGAGCTGCGACTGACCCTGGCTTCGGAGGGCATCGAAGACAATTTGACGGTGATCAATAACCTGCTGGCGGCTCTCACCCCCGCGGTGCTATTCGCCTTCGCCACGGGCATGATTCAGCAGTCACAGACGGGGGAGGGCGACTTTTCGACCGGCACATTTTTGGCCTTTAATGCGGCCTTTGGCACCTTTATCGGCGGGGCCACCAGTCTCAGTAGCACCGTTATCGACGTGCTCGATGTGCTGCCCATCTGGCAGCGGGCGGAACCTATTCTCGCCGCCCAGCCCGAGGTTGACCCCCACAAGGCCGACCCAGGACGAATCTCGGGCCAGGTGACGGTGAGCAACGTGGGCTTTCGCTATCGCTCCGACGGGGATCTCATTCTAGACGGTGTCACCCTCGCCATTGAACCGGGGGAATTTGTCGCCCTGGTTGGCCCCTCGGGCAGCGGCAAGTCTACGCTATTTCGCCTGCTGCTAGGGTTCGATGCACCAGAAGTTGGCACGGTCTACTTCGACGGGCAGGATATGGCAGGCCTAGACCTCAACGCCCTGCGCCGGCAGTTTGGCGTGGTGCTGCAAACCAGTCGTCTGATGTCGGCCTCAATTTTCGAAAACATCGCCAGCAGTGCCCGCATCACCATGGAAGAAGCTTGGGAGGCGGCCTCGATGGCGGGGCTGGCCGACGACGTTCTCTCGATGCCGATGGGCATGCACACGGTGGTGAGCGAGGGGGGCACGAATCTCTCGGGCGGCCAGCGGCAGCGGCTGCTGATTGCCCGAGCCCTGGCCTTGCGCCCCCGCATTTTGCTGTTTGACGAAGCCACCAGCGCCCTGGACAACCGCACCCAGGCGATCGTCAGCGAAAGCCTGGAGCGGCTGCGGGTAACGCGCATTGTGGTGGCCCACCGGCTCAGCACCATTCGCAATGCCGATCGCATCTACGTACTCGAAAAAGGCTGTCTAATTCAGCAGGGCAGCTTTGATGAACTGGCCGCTGAAGAGGGGCTGTTTAGCCAACTCACTAAGCGCCAGCAGGTGGATTCTTGA
- a CDS encoding NHLP family bacteriocin export ABC transporter peptidase/permease/ATPase subunit, whose product MKHLIAKLKDRLRRPDLRRTPTLLQMEAVECGAASLGMILGYHGRIVSLADLRQACGISRDGSKASNVLNAARLYHLQGKGLKVSLEAVQQLERPYIVFWNFNHFLVVEGFHRQKVYLNDPATGPRTVSLDEFSEGFTGVVLTFAPDAEFATGGQRRDLVQSLRLRLRGSFRALAFCLLAGLLLVLPGLAMPAFSQVFVDQILIQGRSSWLRPLLLGMLITSILTGLLTRLQLQILRRLRIKLAMGMSSGFLWHILHLPVSFYDQRFAGEISNRIKLNDRLASLLSGELATTAISCVMVVFYGLVMWQYDWVLTLIGIGSVAVNLIALRWVARQRSDTNTRLMQEQGKVSGVAIAGLQSIETLKASGLESDFFTRWAGYYAKSLNARQEMDRINQRLGMLPAFLSGLSAMLLLTIGGFRVIDGALSIGMLVAFQSLIQQFMQPVNQLLKLAGDFQELGGTLDRLDDVLQNPIDPLLPGGEVGSGRVDERTSGQNVEPQEFIEREPKLSGLITATAHPSTHLPTSPSTHPPSPLSPKLHGFLDLHHLTFGYNRTAPPLIDNLSLSLKPGQRVALVGGSGSGKSTVAKLVCGLYQPWSGDICFDGQPRHQIPRPVLTNSLAMVEQDILLFAGTVRDNLTLWDTTIPDTNLIQACRDAAIHDTILSMPGGYSAELLEGAANLSGGQRQRLEIARALVNNPAILVMDEATSALDTETERTIDYNLRLRGCTCLIVAHRLSTIRDCDEIIVMHHGKVVQRGSHDDLRGQEGPYLQLIRSEEG is encoded by the coding sequence ATGAAACACCTTATCGCCAAACTCAAAGACCGCCTCCGCCGTCCTGACCTGCGGCGTACGCCGACCCTGCTGCAAATGGAAGCGGTAGAATGCGGGGCCGCCTCTTTGGGAATGATCCTCGGCTACCACGGGCGAATTGTATCGCTGGCCGATCTGCGGCAAGCCTGCGGTATTTCGCGGGATGGCAGCAAAGCGTCGAATGTGCTTAACGCGGCGCGGCTCTACCACCTCCAGGGCAAAGGGCTGAAGGTTTCCCTAGAAGCTGTGCAGCAGCTAGAGCGGCCCTACATTGTGTTTTGGAATTTCAACCATTTCTTAGTAGTAGAAGGGTTTCACCGGCAGAAGGTGTACCTGAATGACCCGGCCACCGGCCCACGCACGGTTTCCCTCGACGAATTTAGCGAGGGGTTTACGGGGGTGGTGCTGACCTTTGCTCCCGATGCCGAGTTTGCAACAGGCGGACAAAGGCGGGATTTGGTGCAATCGCTCCGCCTACGTCTGCGTGGTTCCTTTCGGGCTCTGGCCTTTTGCCTGCTGGCGGGTCTGCTGCTGGTGCTGCCGGGGTTGGCGATGCCCGCCTTTTCTCAGGTGTTTGTGGATCAGATCTTGATCCAGGGCCGCAGTAGCTGGTTACGACCTTTACTGCTGGGTATGTTGATCACGTCCATTCTCACCGGGCTGCTGACCCGGTTGCAGCTACAAATCTTGCGGCGGTTGCGGATTAAGCTGGCCATGGGTATGTCGAGCGGCTTTTTGTGGCACATTCTGCACCTGCCGGTGAGTTTCTACGACCAGCGGTTTGCGGGCGAAATCAGCAACCGCATCAAGCTCAACGATCGCCTTGCGAGCTTGCTCTCCGGCGAACTGGCCACCACGGCAATTTCCTGCGTCATGGTGGTTTTCTACGGCCTGGTGATGTGGCAGTATGACTGGGTGCTGACGCTAATCGGCATTGGATCGGTAGCGGTAAATTTGATCGCTCTGCGCTGGGTGGCCCGCCAGCGATCGGATACTAATACCCGGCTAATGCAGGAGCAGGGCAAGGTGAGCGGCGTTGCGATCGCCGGTCTGCAAAGCATTGAAACCCTCAAAGCCTCAGGCCTAGAATCCGACTTCTTCACCCGCTGGGCTGGGTACTATGCTAAGTCCCTCAATGCCCGCCAGGAGATGGATCGCATTAACCAGCGCCTGGGTATGCTCCCCGCTTTTCTCTCCGGCCTCAGCGCCATGCTGCTCCTCACCATCGGCGGCTTTCGCGTCATCGACGGAGCCCTCAGCATCGGTATGCTCGTCGCCTTCCAGTCACTCATTCAGCAGTTTATGCAGCCCGTCAACCAGCTGCTCAAGCTCGCAGGCGACTTCCAAGAACTCGGTGGCACCCTCGATCGCCTCGACGATGTGCTTCAGAACCCCATTGATCCGCTGCTGCCGGGTGGGGAGGTGGGGAGTGGGCGAGTGGATGAGCGGACGAGTGGGCAAAACGTGGAGCCGCAAGAATTTATTGAGAGAGAACCCAAGCTTTCTGGCCTAATAACTGCCACTGCTCACCCGTCTACCCACCTACCCACCTCCCCATCCACCCATCCACCCTCCCCCCTCTCCCCCAAACTCCACGGTTTCCTCGACCTCCACCACCTCACCTTTGGCTACAACCGCACCGCGCCGCCGCTGATTGACAACCTCAGCCTTTCCCTCAAGCCAGGGCAGCGGGTGGCTCTAGTCGGCGGCAGCGGTAGCGGCAAATCCACCGTCGCCAAGCTGGTGTGTGGCCTCTACCAACCCTGGTCAGGAGACATCTGCTTCGACGGTCAGCCTCGCCACCAAATTCCGCGCCCGGTTCTGACGAATTCCCTAGCCATGGTTGAGCAAGACATTCTGCTGTTTGCGGGCACCGTACGCGACAACCTCACCCTATGGGATACCACCATCCCCGACACCAATCTGATCCAAGCCTGCCGCGATGCCGCCATCCACGACACTATTCTCTCCATGCCCGGCGGCTACAGCGCTGAACTGCTTGAAGGGGCTGCCAACCTTAGTGGCGGCCAGCGCCAGCGCCTCGAAATTGCCCGTGCCCTGGTCAACAACCCCGCCATTCTGGTCATGGACGAAGCCACCAGTGCCCTCGACACCGAAACTGAGCGCACCATCGACTACAACCTGCGCCTGCGCGGCTGCACCTGTTTAATCGTTGCCCACCGCCTCAGCACCATCCGCGACTGTGACGAAATCATCGTCATGCACCACGGCAAAGTCGTCCAGCGCGGCAGCCACGACGACCTGCGCGGGCAAGAAGGGCCGTATTTGCAGTTGATTCGCAGTGAAGAAGGGTAA
- a CDS encoding tetratricopeptide repeat protein has protein sequence MPSPRFAIAYLTQNRPVILMQTFPVVQTIEQRYHLSWLRSVPALLETGKTQSALGHLYCQLGEWDSAAGAYLRSLNAFSHAEDAVSLGHTLTHLSVVFAQRQQYRWAYDYAAQAVQNLHTTADNAGYAAALHTLGMGYYYRRRYRLALRTLEKALALRHELGDELGEAITLGCMGRVYAVRGEHWCALSCYEAALDGYRQHQSLLEGNSYEIMIRRRIARLAESAGHADLAIAHFEAALMLCQKCDRALAAEILTDLASLHEGLRQNEIALRYHQQARQLQQSAKPKASENNAPTPISLQPTEEGYY, from the coding sequence ATGCCTAGTCCCCGCTTTGCGATCGCTTACCTGACCCAGAACCGCCCGGTAATTTTGATGCAGACTTTTCCGGTGGTACAGACTATCGAACAGCGCTATCACCTCTCCTGGCTGCGGTCTGTGCCTGCCCTGCTCGAAACCGGCAAAACCCAGAGTGCCTTGGGCCACCTCTACTGTCAACTGGGCGAATGGGATAGCGCCGCCGGGGCCTATCTGCGATCGCTCAACGCCTTTAGCCACGCCGAAGATGCCGTTTCCCTAGGCCACACCCTCACCCACCTCAGCGTGGTGTTTGCCCAACGCCAGCAGTACCGCTGGGCCTACGACTACGCTGCCCAAGCCGTGCAGAATCTGCACACTACAGCAGACAATGCAGGCTATGCTGCTGCCCTTCACACCCTAGGCATGGGCTATTACTATCGTCGCCGCTATCGCCTGGCGCTTAGAACCTTAGAGAAAGCCCTCGCCCTGCGCCACGAACTGGGCGACGAACTGGGTGAAGCCATTACCCTGGGCTGCATGGGGCGAGTCTATGCCGTACGAGGCGAGCACTGGTGCGCGCTCTCCTGCTACGAGGCGGCCCTCGATGGCTATCGCCAGCACCAGAGCTTGCTCGAAGGGAACAGCTACGAAATCATGATTCGCAGGCGCATTGCCCGATTGGCCGAAAGTGCAGGTCATGCTGATTTGGCGATCGCCCATTTTGAAGCTGCCTTGATGCTCTGCCAGAAGTGCGATCGCGCATTGGCCGCCGAAATCTTAACCGATCTCGCCAGCCTGCACGAAGGTTTACGGCAAAACGAAATTGCCCTGCGCTATCACCAGCAGGCGCGACAGTTGCAGCAGTCTGCAAAGCCCAAAGCTAGTGAAAATAATGCCCCTACTCCAATATCCTTACAGCCCACAGAAGAAGGCTATTACTAA
- a CDS encoding NHLP bacteriocin system secretion protein gives MVPAKHSNLFRPQALERSASPEQLDQLVQVVSPKRWLALTALGLLVSAGAAWSVLGQIPLTVTGQGVLVYPSDVVTAQSPGAGPLRSIEVKPGDWVKAGDILAVLDQSEIETQLRLAQEKLTQLQIQDQTAQRLNSERSGLDEGAIAQQRRALEQNLRSQQALTPTLQARAEESLRQERRALQQRLTTLQARLPIYQTRWENWQRLADEGAMSQEEVLSIQLEYQELQNEVNDVETQLESLDLRDTEAQRDYLDNLNRIADLQAQLQGLDARAATQREQDSTTLAQRQKEIKDTEATIAQLTEQLGRNRTITSNHDGQVIEVMAQPGQRLDPGMPVAMIAAQDSNTPLTSVAFLPVSDGKKISVGMTLQATPTTVKREEYGGILGTVDEVSSFPVTQAGAARLVGHPDILPGIMGEGPHIAVFATLQTDYSPNNPSQLRWSASPQGPDQPMTPGMTTTVRITVEKRRPISYVLPILKQWAGFGDENIQP, from the coding sequence ATGGTACCGGCAAAGCATAGCAACCTATTTCGCCCTCAGGCGCTAGAGCGCAGCGCCTCTCCCGAACAGCTCGATCAGCTGGTGCAAGTGGTTAGCCCCAAGCGCTGGCTAGCGCTGACAGCCCTTGGCCTGTTGGTCAGTGCCGGGGCCGCCTGGAGTGTGCTGGGTCAAATTCCCTTAACTGTCACTGGGCAGGGGGTGCTGGTTTATCCCAGCGATGTGGTGACGGCCCAATCGCCCGGTGCTGGCCCCTTGCGCTCGATCGAGGTGAAGCCGGGGGACTGGGTAAAGGCAGGCGATATTCTAGCGGTGCTCGATCAGTCTGAGATAGAGACCCAGCTGCGGCTGGCCCAGGAGAAATTGACTCAGCTTCAGATCCAAGACCAGACTGCCCAGCGGTTAAACAGCGAGCGCAGTGGGCTAGATGAGGGAGCGATCGCCCAGCAGCGGCGGGCACTAGAGCAGAATTTGCGATCGCAGCAAGCCCTCACCCCTACCCTGCAAGCTCGTGCCGAAGAATCGCTACGCCAGGAGCGCCGAGCCCTTCAGCAGCGGCTTACAACTCTGCAAGCCCGCCTGCCCATTTATCAAACCCGCTGGGAGAACTGGCAGCGTTTGGCTGACGAGGGAGCCATGTCCCAAGAAGAGGTGCTGAGCATACAGCTGGAATACCAAGAGCTGCAAAACGAAGTCAACGATGTTGAAACTCAGCTTGAGTCCCTAGATCTGCGCGACACCGAAGCCCAGCGCGACTACCTTGATAACCTCAACCGTATCGCCGACCTCCAAGCCCAACTTCAAGGTCTCGACGCCCGCGCCGCCACCCAGCGCGAGCAAGATAGCACTACCCTTGCCCAGCGCCAAAAAGAAATCAAAGACACCGAAGCCACGATCGCCCAACTTACGGAGCAGCTCGGCCGCAACCGGACGATCACCAGCAACCACGACGGTCAGGTGATCGAGGTGATGGCCCAGCCCGGCCAGCGCCTTGACCCAGGCATGCCCGTGGCGATGATCGCAGCCCAGGATAGCAACACTCCCCTCACCAGCGTCGCCTTTCTACCTGTCAGCGACGGCAAAAAAATCAGCGTCGGTATGACGCTCCAGGCCACCCCCACCACCGTCAAGCGCGAAGAGTACGGCGGCATTCTCGGCACCGTTGACGAGGTGTCGAGCTTTCCCGTCACTCAGGCTGGGGCCGCCCGTCTGGTTGGCCACCCTGACATTCTGCCCGGCATCATGGGCGAGGGGCCGCATATCGCCGTCTTCGCCACCCTGCAAACCGACTACAGCCCCAACAACCCCAGCCAGCTGCGTTGGTCGGCCTCCCCCCAAGGCCCCGACCAGCCCATGACCCCCGGCATGACCACCACCGTGCGCATCACCGTCGAAAAGCGCCGCCCCATTTCTTATGTGCTGCCGATTCTGAAGCAGTGGGCGGGTTTTGGCGATGAAAACATCCAACCATAA